One Phalacrocorax aristotelis chromosome Z, bGulAri2.1, whole genome shotgun sequence DNA window includes the following coding sequences:
- the MARVELD2 gene encoding MARVEL domain-containing protein 2, protein MSRSGGSEGGRAGRSLLPRGAGPGSPLPRDAEAAAPWPPPPLPLQPPFGPDASTGAGSPGLSGPADLKPVRRFIPDSWKNFFKGRRNQGSSWESTASDIRYVSDGVECSPPASPAPLRPEPSSVPGSYTDAYGGSGGSYDSRKEAEAMLPGEPCGSLERGAASGQTYSERVEAYHLRYAYMKSWAGLLRILCVAELLLGAAVFACVTAYVHKDNEWYNMFGYSQPYGYGAGSAYGGYSYSGPKTPFILVVAGMAWIVTIVLLVLGMSMYYRTILLDSNWWPLTEFGINVALFFLYMSAAIVYVNDTNRGGLCYYQFFKTPINASFCRVEGGQTAAIIFLFVTVIIYLISAVVSLKLWRHEGARRHRELMEREMKTQSSFPEKKDKSDDRPREEATYRQLKSVERKPELLNGHIPAGHIPKPIVMPDYIAKYPAIQTNEMRDRYKAVFNDQFAEYKELSVEVHAVLKKFDELDALMRQLPHHPESIYEQERISKVLQEYKKKKNDPAFLEKKDRCEYLKNKLSHIKQRIQDYDKVMSWNVET, encoded by the exons ATGTCGCGGAGCGGCGGCTCggagggcgggcgggccggCAGGTCGCTGCTGCCCCGTGGGGCCGGCCCGGGTTCGCCGCTGCCCCGAGACGCGGAGGCCGCCGCCCCGTGGCCGCCGCCCCCgctccccctgcagccccctttCGGCCCCGACGCCTCCACCGGGGCCGGCAGCCCCGGGTTGAGCGGGCCGGCCGACCTCAAGCCGGTCCGGCGGTTCATCCCGGACTCATGGAAGAACTTCTTCAAAGGGAGGCGTAACCAGGGCTCCAGCTGGGAGAGCACGGCTTCCGACATCAGGTACGTCTCGGACGGGGTGGAGTGCTCGCCGCCGGCCTCTCCGGCTCCTCTGCGGCCGGAGCCCAGCTCGGTGCCTGGCTCCTACACGGATGCTTACGGAGGGTCGGGCGGGAGCTACGACTCGCGTAAGGAGGCCGAAGCCATGCTGCCCGGGGAGCCCTGCGGGTCGCTGGAGCGCGGCGCTGCCAGCGGCCAGACGTACAGCGAGCGGGTGGAGGCCTACCACCTGCGCTACGCCTACATGAAGTCCTGGGCCGGCCTGCTCAGGATCCTCTGCGTGGCCGAGCTGCTGCTGGGCGCCGCCGTCTTCGCCTGCGTCACGGCTTACGTGCACAAGGATAACGAGTGGTACAACATGTTCGGGTACTCGCAGCCCTACGGCTACGGCGCCGGCAGTGCCTATGGAGGCTACTCCTACAGCGGACCCAAAACTCCTTTCATCCTGGTGGTGGCGGGTATGGCGTGGATAGTCACGAtagtgctgctggtgctgggcatGTCGATGTACTACCGGACTATCCTCCTCGATTCCAACTGGTGGCCCCTGACCGAGTTCGGCATTAACGTGGCCTTGTTCTTCCTGTACATGTCAGCTGCCATAGTGTATGTAAATGATACCAACCGAGGTGGGCTCTGCTATTACCAGTTCTTTAAGACACCGATAAATGCATCTTTTTGCCGCGTAGAGGGAGGTCAGACAGCAGCAATCATCTTCTTGTTTGTCACGGTGATCATCTATCTAATCAGTGCAGTGGTTTCTCTAAAGCTGTGGAGGCATGAAGGAGCTAGGAGGCACCGGGAATTAATGGAGCGAGAG ATGAAAACACAGTCctcttttccagaaaagaag gacAAAAGTGATGACAGGCCAAGAGAAGAGGCCACTTACAGGCAGCTTAaatcagtggaaagaaaaccagaactaCTTAATGGTCATATACCTGCAGGCCACATTCCTAAACCTATAGTGATGCCAGACTACATAGC gaaatacccGGCAATTCAAACAAATGAAATGCGAGACCGGTACAAGGCAGTATTCAATGATCAGTTTGCTGAGTATAAAGAACTGTCTGTGGAAGTTCATGCTGTATTAAAAAAGTTTGATGAGCTGGATGCATTGATGAGACAGCTTCCTCACCATCCTGAAAGCATTTAT GAACAGGAAAGGATATCAAAAGTTCTGCAAGAatacaagaagaagaaaaat GATCCTgcatttctggagaaaaaggaCCGTTGTGAATACCTTAAGAATAAGCTTTCACACATAAAACAACGAATTCAGGACTATGATAAAGTTATGAGTTGGAATGTAGAAACTTAG